GGGAAAAGCTTGTGGCATTAGAAAAGGAGGGGAATATTTTTAAGGGGTATGTAACAAAAAAGTAGAAAGGAAAGCAGCATATGTTGTTCGCGCTAATGGGTAAGTATGACCCTTTGAAAATAACGGAAATCCATGCGAAGGAGAACGAGGTCTTTGATAACCCCCCAATGGGTTTAAAAGTGCTCGGCCGTTATTCCATGGTAGGACGCCGCGGCGGATTCATAGACATTGTCGAAGCCGAAAACGCTGACCAGTTGGCGGCTATAACTTTGAGGTTCGTAGGTCTGGTGGAGTTTGAGATTGTGCCGTTGATAGACACGATCGGCGGCCGGGCCCGCAAGCTTATCTCAGAATTCCACGGCGAAATCGCCCCGATGCACGGGCCGATGCCCGAATTAGAACTAATCTCGGCGGCCGAGGCGCCGGCCATTAGTTCGGTAATGCAGGAGAAACGAAAATTCAACCCGCCCAAAGAGGTTTCCGAAAAGGCATATATCAAGAACCTCAAGCAATACAAGGAGCTCTATAAGCAGTCCATTGACGACCCGGAGACATTCTGGTCCGAGCGCGCCTCGGAACTGCACTGGTTTAAGAAATGGAATAAAGTCCGGGACAGCAACTTCGCCAAGGCCCAGATAAAATGGTTCACCGGCGGTAAGACCAACGTATCCTACAACTGCCTGGACCGGCATATGGAAACCAGCCGCAAGAACAAGACCGCCATCATCTGGGAAGGCGAAAACGGCGAAACCAGGAACTACAGTTACCAGCAGTTATTCCACGAGACCTGCAGGTTTGCCAACGTCCTGAAAAGAATGGGCGTGAAAAAGGGCGACCGGGTTACTATCTATATGCCGATGATACCGGAACTAACCATTGCCATGCTGGCCTGCGCCAGAATCGGCGCCATCCACAGCGTGGTCTTCGGCGGTTTTAGCGCCGAATCCTTAATCGACCGCATCAATGACTGCGGCTCAAAGTATATCCTCACCTCGGACGGCGGTTTTCGCGGCGGCAAGACCATCGCTATTAAAGCCAATGCGGACAAGGCCATGGAAAAAACCCCGACCGTGGAAAAAGTTATCGTGGTCAAGCATGCCAACGTTACGGTCGATATGCGCCCGCAACGGGATTTGTGGTGGCATGAATTGATGGCGGATAAAACTATCACGGAATGCTGCCCGGCCGAAGAGATGGATTCGGAAGACCCGCTTTTCATCCTCTACACCTCCGGCTCGACCGGCAAGCCCAAGGGCGTGATGCACACCACCGGCGGTTATATGGTTTATACCTATCTGACCTTCAAATGGATATTCGACTGCCACGATGATGATATCTTCTGGTGCACGGCCGACATCGGCTGGGTGACCGGGCACAGTTACATCGTTTACGGTCCGCTGGCCGCCGGCGCCACCGAAGTGATGTTTGAAGGCATCCCAACCTACCCGCAGCCGGACCGGTTCTGGGAAGTGGTGGATAAGCACAAGGTAAATATATTCTATACGGCCCCGACCGCCATCCGCGCCCTGATGAGCTTCGGCGAGGAGTGGGTCAAGAAGCATAGCCTGTCGTCCTTGAGAATCCTGGGCAGCGTAGGCGAGCCGATTAATCCCGAGGCCTGGATATGGTATTACAAAAACGTGGGCCGGGAACGTTGCCCGATAGTTGATACCTGGTGGCAGACTGAGACCGGCGGCATCCTGATTACCCCGCTTCCGGGCGCGATTCCGACCAAGCCCGGTTCTGCCTCGATGCCGTTCTTCGGCGTGGTGCCTGAGATATTTAATACCGAAGGCAAACCGGTAAATCCTGGCGACGGCGGATACCTGGTCATCAAACAGGATTGGCCCGGAATGATGAGGGGCGTCTATGGCGACCAGAAACGGTTCTTTGATACCTATTTCACTCATTTCCCCGGCGTCTATTTCACCGGCGACGGCGCCCGGGTCGACGAAGAAGGATTCTACTGGCTGATGGGCCGGGTGGATGACGTGATTAATGTCTCCGGACACCGCATCGGCACCGCCGAGGTGGAAAGCGCGCTGGTCGCCCATCCCAAGGTGGCCGAGTCAGCCGTGGTCGGATTCCCGCATAACATTAAGGGCCAGGGCATCTATGCCTATGTCTTCCTTAAAGGCGGCATCACCGGCACCAAGGATACCAAGAAAGAATTATCTGACCACATTAACAAGTTAATCGGTCCGATTGCCAAACCGGACGTAATCCAGTTTGTGGCCGGACTACCCAAAACCAGGAGCGGTAAGATTATGAGGCGCATCCTGCGCAAGGTGGCCGAGGGCGATACCAGCAATCTGGGCGATATCACCACACTGGCCGACCCGAGCGTGGTAGAACAGATAGTTATCGGCGCTAAACAGGAAACACGGGCGCAAAAGTAGTTGGATAAGTAACCATAGTCCTGTCCCCCGATGACCATCGGGGGGCAGGGCTGGTTTCCGGGATTGACATTATCCGCCCCATTGGGGCGTTTAGTATATACGTTACCTCCAGAAACCGGTCAGCGCGTTAACGTTACACCGCTTGTCAATCCTCGATTAGAAAGAACCAATATGTCACCAACAGAACAAATCCTAATCAAGCCCTTAAATCCGGTTTCAAGTCCGACGCCTGCTCCGGGCGCGCCGCAGACAACCTCCAATAAGGGCTGGACTGTCACCCTGGCCGGCACCGGCATCAATCTGGCCCTGGGCGTGCTTTATTCCTGGAGCGTCATCTCCAAGAAGATACCCGAGGACTGGGGCTGGAACGAAGCAGACCGAGCCCTGCCTTACACCATCGCCTGCCTGGTCTTTGCCTTTATGATGGTCCCGGCCGGCAAACTCCAGGACATCTTCGGCCCGCGCCTGGTAGCCAGTCTGGGCGGACTACTGACCGGCCTGGGATTGATACTGGCTTACCAGTTTAACTCGGTCGCCATGTATATCCTGTGCTTCGGGGTTTTAGCGGGCACCGGCATCGGATTCGGATACTCATCGGCCACGCCGCCGGCCATAAAGTGGTTTCCGCCGGCCCGAACCGGTTTGATTGCCGGAATTGTGGTGGCCGGCTTCGGCCTGGCCTCGGTCTATATCGCGCCCCTGGCCCAGTATCTTATCGGGCTCTACGGCGTGCCGGAAACTATGCTGATATTCGGCGTATCCTTCCTGGTCACCGTGGTAATTCTGGCGCAATTCCTGGTCAATCCCCCTCCGGCCGCGTCAGTTGCTCAATCCGGCCCGACCGCTCCGATGCTCACGAACCCGAAGGGACCGCGTCCAACGAACGGAGCGCCCCGCATCCCCGCAGGGCATCGGGACGCCGCCAGCAAGACCGGCGACTACCTCATCGGCCAGGTTTTAAGCACCTACCAATTCTATATCCTCTGGCTGATGTATGCCTTTAACGCCGGCGCCGGTCTGATGGTCATCGGCAAACTGGCCAAGGTCGTCTCGGTCCAAACGTATTACGAGGCCGGATTCATCCTGGTCGCCCTGCTGGCCGTGGGCAATGCCGGAGGCCGCATCCTAGCCGGCATACTCTCGGACAAACTGGGCCGAATCAGGACCCTTCAGCTATTCACCCTGTTCCAGGCCGTGCTGATGTTCCTGATGCCGTTCGTGGACAGCGCCTTGGTCCTGGTCTTCTTCTCCATCTTTATCGGAATGAATTACGGTTCCAATTTATCGGTCTTCCCGTCCATTACCAAGGACTTCTTCGGCCTGAAGAATTTCGGAGTCAATTACGGGCTGGTCTTTACGGCCTGGGGCGTGGGTTCTCTGCTGGCCCTGGTCTCGGGTATAGTTTATGTGCGAACAGGCAGTTTCCAACTGGCCTTCTTCCTGTCCGGCGCATTGCTGATAGTCAGTATCATCCTGTCCTTTACCGTCAAGAAACCCGTTCGGGCCATCGAACCGGCAAGAAGCTAACAAAATTACCCCCACACCAATTTATTGGTGTGGGGGTAAAATAATTGACCCGATACACAATATTTTATAAATTACCCTGAATATACGCCCTGGATTATTCTATCCCGGGGCATAGAACCATTTATTATAGAAGGAGATTATATTATGAAAAACAAACTATCATTGTGGATTGTCGTCGTAATCGGATTACTGGTTTCTATGGGTTGCGGAGCGAAAGTTGATGTCATCAAATTAGGCATAGCCGGTCCCTTAACCGGCGACCAGGCCAAGATGGGTACGGACGTGTTGAACGGCGCCACCCTGGCTGTTGCAGAATGGAACGCCAAGGGCGGCGTCCTAGGCAAGACAATCATCATCGTGGCCCGCGACGATATGGCCCAGGAACAGCAGGCCCAGTCGGTGGCTAAGGAACTGGCCGGCGAAGGCGTAATCGGCGTGGTCGGCCATTTCAACAGCGGATGCACCATCCCGGCTTCGGTGGTTTATCACGATTCCAATATCCCGATGATTACCCCGTCCTCAACCAATCCTTACGTCACCGACCGTAATTTCGCCAATATCTTCCGGGTCTGCGGCCGCGATGACCAGCAGGGTAAGGTGGCGGCTGATTTCGCCGTCAATACCTTAAAGACCAAACGGGTAGCCATCCTGCACGACAAGACCCAATACGGCCAGGGCCTGGCCGACGAATTCAAGAAGGCGCTCGGGGCCAATGCCGAAACCGTTTACTACGGCGGATTTCCCAAAGAGGAACTCAACTTCAAACCTATTATCAGCGCGGTCAAGGAAACCAATCCCGACCTATGGTTCTTCGGCGGCATCTATAACCAGGCCGGCCCGATGGTGGTCCAGGCGCGCGAAGCCGGACTGACCGCCGTGTTTATGAGCGGCGATGGCGTGATTGACCCGGTCTTCCTTAAGGTGGCCGGCGCGTCAGCCGAGGGCTCTTACCTAACCTTCTCCCGCGACCCGAAAGACGTCCCGACTGCCCAGGCCTTCCTGGATAAATACCATAAGCAATACGGCGAACACGGTCCTTATTCCATCTACGCCTATGATGCGGCTAATATTATTCTGTCCGCCATTCAGGCCGCCGGCACCACCGACGGAACCAAGGTGTCCGAACAGATTCGGAAGACCGTCTATGACGGCTCTATCGGCAAGGTCCAGTTTGACGCCAAAGGCGACCTAGCCAGCTCATACTATATTATATGGGTGGTCAAGGACGGCAAGTTTGTGCCATACGAGAATAAATAATAAATTAACCCCCTCACCCTTCCCTCTCCCCTATGGGGAGAGGCTAGGTGAGGGGAAACATTAAATTTCATACTATAACTTATCAGAGTGCCCCTAAAGTGTCATTGCGAGGAGCGAAGCGACGAAGCAATCTCATATTCTCCGCATAAATAGGGATTGCCACGCTCCCGGAGTTTACCCCGTCGTATGACGGGGGTCGCTCGCAATGACAGAGTGGTGCTTTTTAGACACCCTGTTATAGCGAGAATCCAGACGACCAGCTAACTGACCAATATGCTGCAACACTTAGTCAACGGTTTGATTCAAGGCGGTATCTACGCGCTGATTGCCCTGGGCTACACCATGGTCTACGGCATCCTCGGAATGATTAACTTTGCCCACGGCGAAATCTATATGATTGGCGCCTATCTGGGCATCATCTCGCTGGCCGTCCTGACCGCCATAGGCGGGCCGATTTCCGGACTGCCCATTCTCTGCCTGTTCATCGCCCTGATTATCAGTGTGGTCTTTGCGGCCGGCTACGGGTTTTCCATAGAACGGGTGGCCTATCGCCGCCTGCGCCACGCCCCGGTCTTATCCGCGCTTATCAGCGCCATCGGCATGTCCACCTTCCTGCAGAATTATATCATGGTCGCCCAAGGCAAGGAAAACAAGGCCTTCCCGGCATTCTTCAAGGAACCGCTCATCAGCCATCCGTATCTGGTCGGCGGCGCCCGGATATCACTCCTGGAAATAGTTATCATTGCCTCCTGCGTCCTGATTATGCTCGGACTGCACCTGTTCATCAGCCGGACCAGAATCGGGCGGGCTATGCGGGCCACAGCCCAGGACAAGAAAATGGCCGCCCTGGTCGGCATTGACATCAACCGAATCATCTCCCTGACCTTTATCATCGGCTCAGCCCTGGCCGCGGCCGGCGGTGTCATGGTCTCGATGTATATCTCCACCACCAGATTTGATGTCGGCTACATGACCGGCATCAAGGCGTTTACCGCGGCGGTCCTGGGCGGCATCGGCAATATCCCGGGCGCTATGCTGGGCGGATTCCTGCTCGGAGTCGTGGAAACCCTGGGCATCGCCTATATCTCGCCGGATTACAAAGAGGTCTACGCCTTTGTTATCCTGATGCTGGTGTTGAT
The genomic region above belongs to Planctomycetota bacterium and contains:
- the acs gene encoding acetate--CoA ligase, giving the protein MLFALMGKYDPLKITEIHAKENEVFDNPPMGLKVLGRYSMVGRRGGFIDIVEAENADQLAAITLRFVGLVEFEIVPLIDTIGGRARKLISEFHGEIAPMHGPMPELELISAAEAPAISSVMQEKRKFNPPKEVSEKAYIKNLKQYKELYKQSIDDPETFWSERASELHWFKKWNKVRDSNFAKAQIKWFTGGKTNVSYNCLDRHMETSRKNKTAIIWEGENGETRNYSYQQLFHETCRFANVLKRMGVKKGDRVTIYMPMIPELTIAMLACARIGAIHSVVFGGFSAESLIDRINDCGSKYILTSDGGFRGGKTIAIKANADKAMEKTPTVEKVIVVKHANVTVDMRPQRDLWWHELMADKTITECCPAEEMDSEDPLFILYTSGSTGKPKGVMHTTGGYMVYTYLTFKWIFDCHDDDIFWCTADIGWVTGHSYIVYGPLAAGATEVMFEGIPTYPQPDRFWEVVDKHKVNIFYTAPTAIRALMSFGEEWVKKHSLSSLRILGSVGEPINPEAWIWYYKNVGRERCPIVDTWWQTETGGILITPLPGAIPTKPGSASMPFFGVVPEIFNTEGKPVNPGDGGYLVIKQDWPGMMRGVYGDQKRFFDTYFTHFPGVYFTGDGARVDEEGFYWLMGRVDDVINVSGHRIGTAEVESALVAHPKVAESAVVGFPHNIKGQGIYAYVFLKGGITGTKDTKKELSDHINKLIGPIAKPDVIQFVAGLPKTRSGKIMRRILRKVAEGDTSNLGDITTLADPSVVEQIVIGAKQETRAQK
- a CDS encoding OFA family MFS transporter; translated protein: MSPTEQILIKPLNPVSSPTPAPGAPQTTSNKGWTVTLAGTGINLALGVLYSWSVISKKIPEDWGWNEADRALPYTIACLVFAFMMVPAGKLQDIFGPRLVASLGGLLTGLGLILAYQFNSVAMYILCFGVLAGTGIGFGYSSATPPAIKWFPPARTGLIAGIVVAGFGLASVYIAPLAQYLIGLYGVPETMLIFGVSFLVTVVILAQFLVNPPPAASVAQSGPTAPMLTNPKGPRPTNGAPRIPAGHRDAASKTGDYLIGQVLSTYQFYILWLMYAFNAGAGLMVIGKLAKVVSVQTYYEAGFILVALLAVGNAGGRILAGILSDKLGRIRTLQLFTLFQAVLMFLMPFVDSALVLVFFSIFIGMNYGSNLSVFPSITKDFFGLKNFGVNYGLVFTAWGVGSLLALVSGIVYVRTGSFQLAFFLSGALLIVSIILSFTVKKPVRAIEPARS
- a CDS encoding branched-chain amino acid ABC transporter substrate-binding protein, yielding MKNKLSLWIVVVIGLLVSMGCGAKVDVIKLGIAGPLTGDQAKMGTDVLNGATLAVAEWNAKGGVLGKTIIIVARDDMAQEQQAQSVAKELAGEGVIGVVGHFNSGCTIPASVVYHDSNIPMITPSSTNPYVTDRNFANIFRVCGRDDQQGKVAADFAVNTLKTKRVAILHDKTQYGQGLADEFKKALGANAETVYYGGFPKEELNFKPIISAVKETNPDLWFFGGIYNQAGPMVVQAREAGLTAVFMSGDGVIDPVFLKVAGASAEGSYLTFSRDPKDVPTAQAFLDKYHKQYGEHGPYSIYAYDAANIILSAIQAAGTTDGTKVSEQIRKTVYDGSIGKVQFDAKGDLASSYYIIWVVKDGKFVPYENK
- a CDS encoding branched-chain amino acid ABC transporter permease — its product is MLQHLVNGLIQGGIYALIALGYTMVYGILGMINFAHGEIYMIGAYLGIISLAVLTAIGGPISGLPILCLFIALIISVVFAAGYGFSIERVAYRRLRHAPVLSALISAIGMSTFLQNYIMVAQGKENKAFPAFFKEPLISHPYLVGGARISLLEIVIIASCVLIMLGLHLFISRTRIGRAMRATAQDKKMAALVGIDINRIISLTFIIGSALAAAGGVMVSMYISTTRFDVGYMTGIKAFTAAVLGGIGNIPGAMLGGFLLGVVETLGIAYISPDYKEVYAFVILMLVLIVRPTGLLGERLAEKA